TAACCATCCCTCCCAACCCCCCACTATCCAAGATCATCCATCCACCATTAGGAATCTTAACACCACGCATCTTAGCCGAATAGATCCACCTCTTCAACATGATAAAGCATACACCAAGCCTTCAACAGCATCCCTAGAAGACAACAAAATATCCAACACAATACATCACTCGACACGAAAATACATATTTGAAATATTTAAAGTTTCTGCCCTTAGCCCCAGGTAAGGCATTTGTACAACTGCTATTCTACTAAATAGTTTATATAGCTCTTTTTTCTCAGGCGAATATTTATGATACTCTAAATGACCAGGCATTACTGATATATAAGCGGTTTTACCTATTATTTCGACATATACTATAACATCTGGATAACGGAGATTAACTGATGCCCCAGTATATTTTCTAATACAGTCACCGACGATTACATTTACATCAATGCTTGTGAATTCGTGTTTTCCCCTCCTAGTCGTTTTTACTGCAAAAGATTTTTTCTCATCGATTTTCCCTGTTACAATATCCTTTATTTCTTCACAGATTATATTTGGATCAGCAATTGTAGCTTTATCTATTGGCATAATTTTCTCTGCTTCAACCACGTTCTTCGCTATTTGCTCAACTAATTCATCTCTGGAAAATCTACCGTTTCTGACAAGTACTAGTCCCTTGAAATTCATTGGTTTAGGTAAAACCTTCGCCTCAGGATCTAGTTCTTGTATTCTTGTTGCCACAATTTTTCGAATCCAAGACTCGTTTTAATAAGTATATTATACTGCATCAACCTGTTATGGTTGTTCAAAAAACTCTCACCATATCCTATAATCTAAAATTGCTGGGAATGTATTATTAATCTATGACTATTCCAAGCATAGATATACAAATATGTAAAATATGTTATGTAAGACATAATATGGATTGATAAGAGCTTGTCCAAGTATATCTTAGATTAACAAGTTAAAAGTGTATCGTGGCGTTATTATTATAGCTTGATCCGTTACTTTCTCAGCTGAAGCGGTGATATAACTATTGCTGGTTTAGGGCCTTCTGGTGTAGGTATCATTAACAATTTTGATTTGTACACTTCAACTTTTCTAATAGGATAAATCTTTCTAGCACGCTCAGCTATAACTGCGCTCATTTTACCAAATACCATTTCATGTATTAATTCATCAAGTGTTAGCTGTGGTACTCTCTCCTTAACATATTCCTCCATTATTTTTCTAATTGCTCTCTTCTGGCTTGTTTTACATCTATAACTTGTTAATGCTATGATAGTTAGTCTTAAATGATAACCATCTTTTGTTACTACATTAAATATTCCTTGGATTTTGCTGCTTTTCCTCCTTATTAAACTCTTTATGTAATCTCTGGATAGTTCATGGCCTTTGAACCTAGTTATGGCTTTATTGTCCTTAACGTCTATTATTTGGAAATACAATCTTACATGTACTTGGGTAATGTCACCGGTAATATCGTAAAGAGTTGTCTCCATAACTCTTCCTATAAGTTTTAATGGATCATCAGCTGGAGTTGTACCAATAACTATGTTTCCAAATATTGGAGGTGCTATGACCTCATACCATTTCTTAAGTTTCCATTTATCTCGGACAGCGTATTTTCTTCTTCTTGCCGGCATGAAGCTGTACCTCTAACCTTAGATTCTTTATCTAATACCCTTTAAGATTTAATATAGGGTTATTTAAGCGTTATCGAAACATTATTTATCATTTCTGTGATTGAAAGAATTTCATCTAGTGTTCCTCTTAGCGAATCAAACCTCATAGGATCGTTTGGTACCGAGATCTCTACTTCATATATGTATCCTTCATCGCTTTTCAATATTCTCTCTTTTAAAGACATGTATTTAGGAGCTGTTAAATTGTCTGGATAAAGCATTTCATAAATAGCTTCCGCTAATTTTTCATCCTCCACAATTATTTTAAGTTTTGATAATATTGCCATCACGATCCACCATGCATAACTGGTTTTCATCGCAGTACGCATATAGTGTCTCAGCATCTTCCCTGCCCACGCGGAAAAGCTCGCTTAAACTTGTATAGTACTCGCCATCACTATACATTATGACAGCTTTGTTTTCGGGAAGCATATCCATAGATCTCAATATTTCAATGAATATCTCGGGTCTCTCAATACTTCCTTCGATTTCGAAAATATTCTGGTTTGTTTTAATGAATTGATTTAAGGCAATTGAGATATCAATAATTAATTCATCTATAACGTTATCAGTTAGAGTTGTTATTCCAAATAACGTATTTGGATCAACACTTATAATTGATAGGTATTGGGGACTGTTTTTCCTAAGGGACAAATATATGTTAAGTAATCCCACTGCTTCGTTTAACTCGATAACTTTATTATTGATTTTTGCAACATATACGTTTCCAAGTATTTTCCTAATAATTTTCTTAGCATTAGAAGCACCTATAATCTTACTTAGATAATTTAGTAAGTGCTCAAGAAATCTAGCAGCTAGATCCTTATTTTGTTCGATATGAATATGTTTAATTACCCCTGTTTTTCCCCCAATAGCATGGCTCAATAATTCATTTATTTTTTCCGGTTCTCCAGTTAATCCCGGCATGAATGGTATTAGTGTTCTATAGATTGAATTTACTAGATCAAGCTTTAACCTACCCCAAAACCTGAATCCAGGCTCGTGTTCTATAATTTCCTTACTAGTCAGCTCCTTCAAAATCTCTGACTCGATCCCTTTAAATCCTTCAACAGTATCTAAGCCTTGATAAATACCTGTTGCTATAGACAATACTTTATCATATATTGATACACCATATATTTTGTCAAGGTAATATGAAACATATGCAGAAACACTTTCTCTCATATTAAAATTCATCGTAAACATTATTGGTTGTTCCCTTGTTTTTGGCAGGTTAATCAATATTGTGGGTTCGTCTTTTTGGTCAAGTATTGTTTTGGGATCATAGTTTATGCTTGTTTTAACCCTATGTTCGTTTAGGTTTTTAAACAATATGCTAGAAGCTATTAGTGAATCCAGATCTATTCTTGGAACTATCCGTACATAGCCATAATTGTTTATTGTTTTTAAAATTTCATTTAATGTATTGCTCAAATCTGGAACCCAGTAATTGGATAAGGGTGTTGAAAGTATTAATTATTATCGTGTAAAAGATTTATTGTATTGTTCGTTAGAGGTAAGCTGATACAATTAATTTTGCTCGTTCCGGTGTATATTTCCAATCAGGTGGTAGTCTACCTATTCTCTTATAGTACTTGACTAATCTATGGATCTTGGATTCTAGATCAAGTAATCCCTTCTTTGCATGAAGATCCTTAGGATGTTCTTCGAGGTGTCTTCTCAAATTAACCGCTTTCCTCATTAGGAACAGTAAGTCTTCTGGAACAGGCAGTTTTATTCCATGTTTCTCAAGTATTTGAACAAGTTTTTTACCAGTAACTTGTTTAACTAGTGGGACACCGTATTGATCCCTTAGAATTATTCCTATCATTGAAGGAGTATATCCTTTCTTTGCCAGCTCAACTACTAATAACTCTATATCGCTGGGGCTCATATCAAGTTTTAGCCAGCGTGGAGGCCCTGCTCGAGCAGGTCTTGTAGAGTGTGATTGTCCTTTGTCTCTTTTCTTGTTCATCTATGTATCCCTCCTCTTCTCTCACCATATACTAACTAAGGAATTATTATAACCTGTTTTTAAACCTAATTCCATTTTTAAAATATTGTTTAAGGGTTGAAAATGCTTTTTCTACTGATCTAGCCCTGTGTGAATACTTGTTTTTCTCATCTATGCTCATTTCCCCGAATGTTTTGTTTGATCCTTCAGGTATAAATATTGGGTCGAATCCGAAGCCTTGTTCGCCACGTGGTTCCCGAGAAATTATACCACAAGTTTTCTCCAATACTGAAATTATGAATGGTTCATATATTAGGGCAACAGCGGATTTAAAACATGCTTTTCTATCAACAATGTTTTCCATAAGCTTAAGTATACCTGTTATACCAATAGTCTTAAATACATAGCTACTATAAGGACCTGGAAATCCTTTTAGAGCATCAATGAATAATCCTGCATCTTCTACTAGAACGGGTTTTTTAAGATTCATATAAGCATTTAGAGCAGCATGCCTTGCTATATTTAAGATATTAGAGTCCTGTATTTCGTGTTTAGGATAGTTTGATTGAACTATTATAAAGCCGTATTTTTCAGCGATGGGTTTAGCTTCGAGTAACTTATGTTTATTTCCAGTGATGAAATATATTGGTTCTAATTGTTTATTCAACATATGTTTCCCTCATATACTTCTTCTTCAATCTTTCTTCAACATATCTGCCTCTTAGCCTTATTTCTTCAACTCTCTCAAATACTTCTTCTGCTTTCTCTCCATAACTTGTAATGTATCCTTTTCTAAAATATTCCATGAAATAGCTTGTTTTATCAGGAACTATTGCTTGCAAACTTCTCCTTAGTAAGTGGATGTCTATGGCATACTCTTCTATATCTCTGCTAGTTCCAGCTAATCCGAAATCTATAATGTATGTTTTTTCATCACTAGTAATGACTATATTGGCAAGTGTTAGATCTCCATGATAAATGTTGAGCGAATGCATTAGCCCTACTTGAAAGCCTAGATCATAAGCATATTTAGCTAATTTTTTGTTTTCTAGCGAATCAATTATGTCGATAAGTTTAACTCCCTCAATATATTGCATCACTATCACATAATTGTTTAAATCAACAAGTAGAGGAGCTGGAACATTTAATCCTCGAAGATAAAGTTGTGAAAGTATTTTAGCTTCAGTTTTTGTCCTAGAATACTTGAATACCTCGTCGAATCGCGGATGTCTATATGGTTTACTAACCCTATATTTTACAATAACTTTTCTGCCAAAATATTTTCCAAGAAACAATAATGCTTCTGCTCCCTTATCCAGTGTTTTTAATTCTGTATCCAAGGTAGATCAACCTCGTCTAAGCGCCATCTCTGTCTAACAAAGGCTTTCCGAGGCTCAACCATTATATTGTGTAAGTATCCTAGCAGGCCCGTATATGCTATCATAGCTCCATTATCCCCAGAATATTCCGGCGGGGTTCCAGAATATTTTGCTCCATGCAGAGAAGTCATCAATTCTAGTTTTTCTCTTAAAACTTTATTAGAAGCAACACCTCCTACTAGGAGTACTTCTTTCTTACCAGCTAATACAAGTGATCTCTCAGCTACTTCTACTAACATGTTGAAAGCTGTTTCTCTAAGACTTAAACATATATCTCCAAGCTTCTTCTTGTTATCCCTATATTTCTTAGCTAGGATTAAAGCTGCCGTTAATAAACCTGAAAAACTTAGATCACTTCCTTTAACTGTGTAGGGTAATGGTATGAATTCATTTCCCCGCTCAGCACATATATCTACTTGGTGTTTTCCATCGACAATATATGGAGGTGCTACACCTATTTCTCTCGCGAAAGTATCTAGTAGGTTTCCTATAGGTATATCAAGTGTTTCGCCCAGGATACGGTATCTCTTTTTCCTCTGGATAGCGATCAATGTATTGCCGCCGGAAACATATATTATTAATGGATCTTTAAAACCTGACAAGAACTTACCTATTTCAATATGTGCTACGGCATGATTTACAGGTATCAATGGCTTATTATAATAGGAAGATAAAAACCTAGCAAGCGATGCTCCAACCCTTAAACATGGACCTAGACCAGGTCCTAGTGCTACAGCTATTGCTGAAACATCTTTTATACTTATACCAGCTGTTCGAAGAGCACTAGTTAATACCTTAGCCGCCACCCTTGTATGATGTAGTGCTGCTTCTCTAGGATGTATACCGCCTTTTTCCGGGATGTATCTATCATATGTATTCGCTAAGATACGCGTCTCATTAATGGAGGAAACATACTTTACTATTCCTACCCCAAAAGTGTGGCTTGTAGACTCTATTCCCAAAACTATTGTGTTTCTCATATATTCCACACTAGTTGTTCCCGTATTAAAATATGTGAATTATTTATTTCTCGGTTAAAACAATGTATGCTATTTATTCCTGTACATATTCTACATATCCACATTTACCGCAGTGCCATCTAGGCACAGGTTTCTTGTGGAACGCCATAAAGCTACCGCATTTGGGGCATTTCTTGTTTTTAGGCTTTATTGTTCCAGTCTTATAGTCGAATATATAGAGTTTATGGACGTACGCCACTTAGCTCACCCCATTCCTTGTTCTTTCATCATTTGTTCTAATTGATAAGATTGAGAAGCATATTCGTTTCTCCTAATAATATGTGGGGGTTCGAATTGTTTTGCTCTCTCAACGCTGTCATATATATGTATTGTAGCATTTGAAACTCCTAATCCATACTCTGTATTGATTCCTCGAACATAGACCTTCTCGGCTTCTACGCCATATATTTTAGCGGTTTCATGCCTGATAAGGCCTCTTGAAGGAGTACTTTTTCCTATATGAGCTATTCTGAT
This is a stretch of genomic DNA from Staphylothermus hellenicus DSM 12710. It encodes these proteins:
- a CDS encoding XTP/dITP diphosphatase — its product is MLNKQLEPIYFITGNKHKLLEAKPIAEKYGFIIVQSNYPKHEIQDSNILNIARHAALNAYMNLKKPVLVEDAGLFIDALKGFPGPYSSYVFKTIGITGILKLMENIVDRKACFKSAVALIYEPFIISVLEKTCGIISREPRGEQGFGFDPIFIPEGSNKTFGEMSIDEKNKYSHRARSVEKAFSTLKQYFKNGIRFKNRL
- a CDS encoding 30S ribosomal protein S24e, translating into MGKTVKIGEFTGEIVVDRYNPLVKRREVVIRIAHIGKSTPSRGLIRHETAKIYGVEAEKVYVRGINTEYGLGVSNATIHIYDSVERAKQFEPPHIIRRNEYASQSYQLEQMMKEQGMG
- a CDS encoding Kae1-associated kinase Bud32, whose translation is MDTELKTLDKGAEALLFLGKYFGRKVIVKYRVSKPYRHPRFDEVFKYSRTKTEAKILSQLYLRGLNVPAPLLVDLNNYVIVMQYIEGVKLIDIIDSLENKKLAKYAYDLGFQVGLMHSLNIYHGDLTLANIVITSDEKTYIIDFGLAGTSRDIEEYAIDIHLLRRSLQAIVPDKTSYFMEYFRKGYITSYGEKAEEVFERVEEIRLRGRYVEERLKKKYMRETYVE
- a CDS encoding 30S ribosomal protein S3ae produces the protein MPARRRKYAVRDKWKLKKWYEVIAPPIFGNIVIGTTPADDPLKLIGRVMETTLYDITGDITQVHVRLYFQIIDVKDNKAITRFKGHELSRDYIKSLIRRKSSKIQGIFNVVTKDGYHLRLTIIALTSYRCKTSQKRAIRKIMEEYVKERVPQLTLDELIHEMVFGKMSAVIAERARKIYPIRKVEVYKSKLLMIPTPEGPKPAIVISPLQLRK
- a CDS encoding 30S ribosomal protein S15 codes for the protein MNKKRDKGQSHSTRPARAGPPRWLKLDMSPSDIELLVVELAKKGYTPSMIGIILRDQYGVPLVKQVTGKKLVQILEKHGIKLPVPEDLLFLMRKAVNLRRHLEEHPKDLHAKKGLLDLESKIHRLVKYYKRIGRLPPDWKYTPERAKLIVSAYL
- a CDS encoding THUMP domain-containing protein translates to MATRIQELDPEAKVLPKPMNFKGLVLVRNGRFSRDELVEQIAKNVVEAEKIMPIDKATIADPNIICEEIKDIVTGKIDEKKSFAVKTTRRGKHEFTSIDVNVIVGDCIRKYTGASVNLRYPDVIVYVEIIGKTAYISVMPGHLEYHKYSPEKKELYKLFSRIAVVQMPYLGLRAETLNISNMYFRVE
- a CDS encoding 30S ribosomal protein S27ae codes for the protein MAYVHKLYIFDYKTGTIKPKNKKCPKCGSFMAFHKKPVPRWHCGKCGYVEYVQE
- the kae1 gene encoding KEOPS complex N(6)-L-threonylcarbamoyladenine synthase Kae1, with amino-acid sequence MRNTIVLGIESTSHTFGVGIVKYVSSINETRILANTYDRYIPEKGGIHPREAALHHTRVAAKVLTSALRTAGISIKDVSAIAVALGPGLGPCLRVGASLARFLSSYYNKPLIPVNHAVAHIEIGKFLSGFKDPLIIYVSGGNTLIAIQRKKRYRILGETLDIPIGNLLDTFAREIGVAPPYIVDGKHQVDICAERGNEFIPLPYTVKGSDLSFSGLLTAALILAKKYRDNKKKLGDICLSLRETAFNMLVEVAERSLVLAGKKEVLLVGGVASNKVLREKLELMTSLHGAKYSGTPPEYSGDNGAMIAYTGLLGYLHNIMVEPRKAFVRQRWRLDEVDLPWIQN
- a CDS encoding KEOPS complex subunit Pcc1 — encoded protein: MAILSKLKIIVEDEKLAEAIYEMLYPDNLTAPKYMSLKERILKSDEGYIYEVEISVPNDPMRFDSLRGTLDEILSITEMINNVSITLK